One Funiculus sociatus GB2-C1 genomic window carries:
- a CDS encoding cyanophycinase, producing MLQLESQSLVQTMPQSTKTAIMIIGGAEDKVHGREILQTFFNRAGALEATIAIIPSASREPAVIGDRYRTIFTEMGAKVVKVLDIRDRSQSEDPLMQEYIEECTGVFLTGGDQLRLCGLLAETPLMERIRKRAHLGEITLAGTSAGAAVMGHHMIAGGGSGESPNRSLVDMAVGLAIFPDVIVDQHFHNRNRMARLISAISGHPDKLGMGIDEDTCALIEGDGVLQVMGKGTVSIVDPGEVSYTNQPSVGATEPISIFNLRVHILSYGDRYHLQQRVILPPNV from the coding sequence ATGCTGCAATTAGAATCTCAATCCTTAGTACAGACGATGCCCCAATCGACTAAAACCGCCATTATGATTATTGGCGGCGCTGAAGACAAAGTTCATGGACGGGAAATCCTACAAACTTTTTTTAATCGTGCTGGGGCGCTAGAGGCGACGATTGCCATTATTCCATCAGCATCGCGAGAACCAGCAGTTATTGGCGATCGCTACCGTACCATTTTTACGGAAATGGGAGCGAAGGTGGTAAAGGTGCTAGACATCCGCGATCGCTCTCAAAGTGAAGATCCCTTGATGCAGGAGTACATTGAAGAGTGTACTGGAGTATTCCTGACAGGTGGCGACCAACTGCGGCTGTGCGGACTATTGGCAGAAACACCGTTGATGGAAAGAATTCGCAAGCGGGCGCATTTGGGTGAGATTACTTTAGCAGGCACCAGCGCAGGGGCGGCGGTGATGGGACATCACATGATAGCTGGTGGCGGTAGCGGCGAATCTCCCAATCGTTCTTTGGTTGATATGGCGGTCGGCTTAGCAATTTTCCCGGATGTAATAGTCGATCAGCACTTTCACAATCGCAATCGCATGGCGCGGTTGATCAGCGCGATCTCCGGTCATCCAGATAAGCTAGGGATGGGTATTGACGAAGATACCTGCGCCTTAATCGAGGGAGACGGTGTATTGCAGGTGATGGGTAAAGGTACAGTTTCTATCGTCGATCCCGGTGAAGTTTCTTACACGAACCAGCCTTCAGTGGGAGCTACCGAACCAATTAGTATATTCAATCTCCGGGTACACATTCTCAGCTATGGCGATCGCTACCATCTACAGCAGCGAGTCATTTTGCCCCCGAATGTTTGA
- the cphA gene encoding cyanophycin synthetase, with protein MRILKIQTLRGPNYWSIRRHKLVVMRLDLEELAELPSNEIPGFYEGLVQALPSLVEHFCSPGCRGGFLSRVQEGTMMGHIIEHVALELQELAGMKVGFGRTRETATSGTYQVVIEYFDEQAGRYAARAAVRLCQSIVDTGSYPEAELQQDLKDLRDLARDAALGPSTETIVKEAEARGIPWMSLSARSMVQLGYGIYQKRMQATLSTYSGILGVELACDKEGTKKILHEAGVPVPRGTVINYLDELEQSIEDVGGYPIVIKPLDGNHGRGITININDGQLAQEAYDAASAASKTRSVIVERFYTGRDHRVLVINGKMVAVAERVPAHVVGDGKSTIEQLIEETNRDPNRGEGHDNVLTKIELDRTSWQLLQRQGYTLETVLSKGEICYLRATANLSTGGIAVDRTDEVHPENIWLFERIAKIIGLDIAGIDVVTNDISKPLREMNGVIVEVNAAPGFRMHVCPSQGLPRNVAAPVLDMLFPQGSPSRVPIVSITGTNGKTTTTRLIAHIFKQTGKTIGYTTTDGTYIGDYMAEPGDNTGPQSANLILSDPTVEVAVLETARGGILRSGLAFTTCDVGVVLNVAADHLGIGDIETIHDMAHLKSVVAEAVAPEGYAVLNADDPLVAAMARRVKGQVAYFTMNPENELVQSHTRKGGLAAAYENGYLSILKADWTLRIEQAVNVPLTMGGLAPFQIANALAASLAAFAQGVKIEEIRQGLSTFRASASQTPGRMNMFNLGKYNALIDYAHNAASYEALGGFVRNWPGVRIGVVGGPGDRRDEDFVTLGKLSSLMFDRIIVKEDDDTRGRDRGNASELISQGISQEKPDAQYETILDETTAINTALDQAPEGSLVVILPESVTRAISLIEARRPVGENIENNTIPVENKDSVKSSVVQKL; from the coding sequence ATGAGAATTCTAAAAATCCAGACATTACGGGGCCCAAACTACTGGAGCATTCGACGCCACAAACTGGTAGTCATGCGCCTAGACTTAGAAGAGCTGGCAGAGTTGCCATCTAATGAAATTCCAGGCTTCTACGAGGGATTAGTTCAGGCACTGCCGAGTCTGGTAGAACACTTCTGTTCCCCTGGTTGCCGAGGTGGCTTCTTAAGCAGAGTTCAGGAAGGCACGATGATGGGACACATCATTGAACACGTCGCCTTAGAACTACAAGAACTCGCGGGGATGAAAGTCGGCTTTGGGCGTACCCGCGAAACCGCAACTTCAGGCACTTACCAGGTAGTCATCGAGTATTTTGATGAACAAGCGGGTCGCTATGCCGCCAGAGCAGCAGTGCGGCTATGCCAAAGTATTGTAGACACAGGCAGCTATCCAGAGGCGGAATTACAGCAGGATCTCAAAGACTTGAGAGACTTGGCGCGCGATGCCGCTCTCGGCCCCAGCACCGAAACCATCGTCAAAGAAGCAGAAGCGCGGGGTATTCCCTGGATGTCTTTAAGCGCCCGTTCTATGGTTCAGCTGGGCTATGGCATTTACCAGAAGCGAATGCAAGCAACGCTCAGCACTTACTCCGGAATTTTAGGGGTAGAGCTTGCCTGCGACAAAGAAGGCACCAAAAAAATCCTACACGAAGCTGGGGTGCCAGTACCGCGTGGCACCGTAATTAACTATCTAGATGAACTCGAACAATCCATAGAAGACGTTGGTGGCTACCCAATTGTGATCAAGCCTCTGGACGGCAATCACGGACGAGGTATCACCATCAACATCAACGACGGGCAACTGGCACAGGAAGCCTACGATGCTGCCAGTGCTGCCTCCAAAACCCGATCCGTAATCGTGGAACGCTTCTATACCGGACGGGATCACCGGGTGCTAGTAATAAATGGCAAAATGGTGGCGGTAGCGGAACGAGTTCCCGCCCACGTTGTGGGAGATGGCAAGTCCACAATTGAGCAACTGATAGAAGAAACCAATCGCGACCCGAATCGCGGGGAAGGACACGATAACGTCCTCACCAAAATAGAACTAGACCGTACATCTTGGCAACTTTTGCAACGGCAGGGATACACCCTAGAGACGGTGCTATCCAAAGGTGAGATTTGTTACCTGCGGGCAACAGCCAACCTCAGCACCGGAGGCATTGCTGTTGACCGTACTGACGAGGTTCATCCAGAAAATATCTGGCTTTTTGAACGAATAGCTAAGATTATCGGTCTGGATATTGCTGGAATTGACGTGGTGACAAATGATATCAGCAAACCACTCAGAGAAATGAATGGCGTGATTGTTGAGGTAAACGCCGCCCCTGGATTCCGGATGCACGTCTGTCCCAGCCAGGGTTTACCGCGAAATGTCGCAGCACCAGTGCTGGATATGCTGTTCCCGCAAGGGTCTCCCAGTCGTGTTCCCATTGTTTCCATCACTGGAACTAACGGCAAAACCACCACCACGCGCCTGATTGCCCATATCTTTAAGCAGACAGGTAAAACCATTGGCTACACAACTACCGATGGCACCTACATTGGTGATTACATGGCGGAACCAGGAGACAACACTGGCCCGCAAAGCGCCAATTTGATTCTTTCAGATCCTACGGTAGAGGTGGCGGTGCTGGAAACTGCACGCGGCGGTATTCTTAGGTCTGGGTTGGCTTTCACCACTTGCGATGTGGGCGTAGTTTTAAACGTCGCCGCAGATCACCTGGGAATTGGCGATATTGAAACCATACATGATATGGCTCATCTTAAGAGTGTGGTAGCTGAAGCGGTTGCGCCAGAAGGCTATGCGGTACTTAATGCAGACGATCCTCTAGTGGCGGCGATGGCAAGGCGCGTGAAAGGGCAAGTAGCTTATTTCACTATGAACCCGGAGAATGAGTTGGTGCAAAGCCATACGCGCAAAGGCGGCTTGGCAGCAGCTTATGAGAATGGCTATCTGTCAATTTTAAAGGCAGATTGGACGCTGCGGATTGAGCAAGCGGTGAATGTGCCATTAACAATGGGTGGTTTGGCACCTTTCCAAATTGCGAATGCACTGGCGGCGAGTCTGGCGGCGTTTGCTCAAGGGGTGAAAATTGAGGAGATTCGTCAGGGTTTAAGTACGTTCCGGGCTTCGGCTTCTCAGACACCGGGGCGGATGAATATGTTCAATCTGGGCAAATATAATGCTCTGATAGATTATGCTCACAATGCAGCTTCTTACGAGGCGCTGGGCGGTTTTGTCCGCAATTGGCCTGGGGTAAGAATTGGGGTTGTGGGTGGCCCTGGCGATCGCCGTGACGAAGATTTTGTGACCCTGGGTAAACTCTCTAGCCTAATGTTCGATCGCATTATCGTTAAGGAAGACGATGATACGAGGGGACGCGATCGCGGTAATGCCTCTGAGTTAATTTCTCAAGGGATATCCCAAGAAAAGCCGGATGCTCAGTATGAAACTATCCTTGATGAGACGACAGCGATTAACACCGCTCTCGACCAAGCCCCAGAAGGCAGCTTGGTGGTGATTTTACCAGAAAGCGTCACTCGCGCAATTAGCTTAATTGAGGCGCGTCGCCCAGTCGGGGAAAACATCGAAAATAACACTATCCCAGTGGAGAACAAAGATAGTGTGAAGTCTTCTGTAGTACAGAAGCTATAA
- the tatA gene encoding twin-arginine translocase TatA/TatE family subunit, with protein sequence MFGLGWPEVGVVAIAAILIFGPKKIPELGSALGKTLRGFKDEMNREGEEPSQENQDNK encoded by the coding sequence ATGTTTGGTTTAGGATGGCCGGAAGTGGGTGTGGTAGCGATCGCTGCTATTTTAATCTTTGGCCCCAAGAAGATTCCAGAATTAGGTAGCGCGCTAGGGAAAACCTTGCGCGGCTTTAAGGATGAAATGAATCGCGAAGGCGAGGAACCATCCCAGGAAAATCAAGATAATAAATAA